In the Catharus ustulatus isolate bCatUst1 chromosome 18, bCatUst1.pri.v2, whole genome shotgun sequence genome, one interval contains:
- the VPS33A gene encoding vacuolar protein sorting-associated protein 33A: MAAHLSSGRVNLTALREAGRRELREFLDKCAGSKAIVWDEYLTGPFGLIAQYSLLKEHEVEKMFTLKPGRLPPADVKNIIFFVRPKLELMDIITDNVLREDRGRSPQRDFHILFVPRRSLLCEQWLKEQGVLGSFIHREQYSLDLIPFDGDLLSMESESAFKECYLESDQTSLYHAAKGLMTLQALYGTIPQIFGKGDCARHVANMMIRMKREFPGSQNSIFPVFDTLLLLDRNVDLLTPLATQLTYEGLIDEIYGIQNTYVKLPPEKFAPKKQGEGGKDLPTEPKKLQLNSAEELYAEIRDKNFNAVGSVLSKKAKIISAAFEERHHAKTVGEIKQFVSQLPHMQAARSSLANHTSIAELIKDITTSEDFFDNLTVEQEFMSGIDTDKVNNYIEDCIAQKHPLIKILRLVCLQSVCNSGLKQKVLDHYKREILQTYGYEHILTLNNLEKAGLLKAQTGGRNNYPTIRKTLRLWMDDVNEQNPNDISYVYSGYAPLSVRLAQLLARPGWRSIEEVLKMLPGPHFEERQQLPTGLQKKRQQGENRVTLVFFLGGVTYAEIAALRFLSQMEDGGTEYIIATTKLINGTTWIKSLMEKLEPAPF, translated from the exons ATGGCGGCGCACCTGAGCTCGGGCCGGGTGAACCTGACGGCGCTGCGCGAGGCGGGGCGGCGCGAGCTGCGCGAGTTCCTCGACAAGTGCGCGGGCTCCAAG GCCATCGTGTGGGACGAGTACCTGACCGGCCCCTTCGGGCTCATCGCGCAGTACTCGCTGCTCAAG GAGCATGAGGTGGAGAAGATGTTCACGCTCAAGCCGGGCCGGCTGCCCCCGGCTGATGTCAAGAACATCATCTTCTTCGTCAGGCCCAAGCTGGAGCTGATGGACATCATCACGGACAACGTGCTCAG GGAAGACAGAGGCCGCTCTCCGCAGAGGGATTTCCACATCCTGTTCGTGCCGCGCCGCAGCCTCCTGTGCGAGCAGTGGCtgaaggagcagggagtgctggGCTCCTTCATCCACCGTGAGCAGTACAGCCTGGACCTGATCCCCTTCGATGGAGACCTGCTCTCCATGGAGTCCGAGAGCGCCTTCAAG GAATGTTACCTGGAGAGTGACCAGACCAGCCTGTACCATGCAGCAAAGGGGCTGATGACCCTGCAGGCTCTCTACGGAACCATCCCGCAGATTTTCGGGAAGGGCGACTGTGCTCGG CACGTGGCCAACATGATGATCAGGATGAAGCGGGAGTTCCCTGGCAGCCAGAATTCCATATTCCCGGTCTTTGacaccctcctgctgctggaccGCAACGTGGACCTGCTGACCCCGCTGGCCACACAGCTGACCTATGAGGGGCTCATAGATGAGATCTATGGCATCCAGAACA CTTATGTGAAACTCCCTCCTGAGAAGTTTGCCCCGAAGAAGCAGGGTGAGGGTGGGAAGGATCTCCCCACAGAACCCAAGAAGCTCCAGCTGAACTCTGCAGAAGAGCTTTATGCTGAAATCCGAGACAAGAACTTCAATGCTGTGGGGTCAGTGCTGAGCAAGAAGGCCAAGATCATCTCAGCAGCCTTTGAG GAAAGGCACCATGCCAAGACTGTTGGGGAGATTAAGCAGTTTGTGTCCCAGCTGCCCCACATGCAGGCGGCGAGGAGCTCGCTGGCCAACCACACCTCCATCGCAGAGCTCATCAAGGACATCACCA CATCTGAAGATTTCTTTGATAATTTAACTGTGGAGCAAGAGTTCATGTCTGGAATAGACACAGACAAG GTTAACAATTATATTGAAGACTGCATAGCTCAGAAGCATCCATTGATCAAGATCCTGCGTCTCGTTTGCTTGCAGTCCGTGTGCAATAGTGGGCTGAAGCAGAAGGTTCTGGACCATTACAAAAGAGAGATCCTCCAG ACTTATGGCTATGAACATATATTGACCTTAAACAACCTGGAAAAGGCTGGACTCCTGAAAGCCCAGACAGGTGGCAGGAATAACTACCCAACGATCAGGAAAACGCTGCGCCTGTGGATGGATGACGTTAACGAGCAG aaCCCCAATGACATCTCGTACGTGTACAGCGGTTACGCCCCGCTGAGCGTGCGCCTGGCCCAGCTGCTGGCCCGGCCGGGCTGGCGCAGCATCGAGGAGGTTTTGAAGATGCTGCCAGGGCCCCATTTcgaggagaggcagcagctccctaCTGGCCTGCAGAAAAAGC GTCAGCAGGGGGAGAACAGAGTGACCCTGGTGTTCTTCCTGGGTGGGGTGACGTACGCGGAAATCGCCGCGCTGAGATTTCTGTCCCAGATGGAGGATGGAGGCACAGAGTACATCATTGCCACTACAAAACTCATCAATGGGACAACCTGGATCAAATCCTTGATGGAAAAACTGGAGCCTGCCCCGTTCTAG